The following coding sequences lie in one Vicia villosa cultivar HV-30 ecotype Madison, WI unplaced genomic scaffold, Vvil1.0 ctg.000368F_1_1, whole genome shotgun sequence genomic window:
- the LOC131627557 gene encoding uncharacterized protein LOC131627557 — protein sequence MEHYQFYRSWMYDRMFPGRRGLKPLFMKGVAAFLSFAFAQECCRMEGGVRCPCLKCGCRNIISDPSEVKRHLERVGFRPNYWVWTSNGETMQEMNREASSSPTHIEPDINRADPVSSSSQMQCQEQFNLVEEMFTDALGVNVAYDEPQDIDGEELPNEKAQRFYQLLKEINIPLFEGSSDSKL from the coding sequence ATGGAACATTACCAAttctatcgtagttggatgtacgatagaatgTTTCCTGGACGACGTGGGCTTAAACCACTTTTTATGAAAGGAGTTGCCGCGTTTCTCTCGTTtgcgtttgctcaagaatgttgtcgcATGGAAGGAGGGGTAAGGTGTCCGTGTTTAAAGTGTGGTTGCAGAAATATTATTAGTGACCCTAGTGAAGTGAAACGTCACTTGGAGAGAGTGGGTTTTAGGCCAAATTACTGGGTTTGGACATCTAATGGGGAAACAATGCAGGAGATGAATAGAGAGGCTTCTAGTAGTCCAACACATATAGAACCAGATATAAATAGAGCTGATCCAGTGAGTAGTTCATCACAAATGCAATGCCAAGAGCAATTTAATCTCGTCGAGGAGATGTTCACTGACGCATTAGGGGTGAATGTGGCGTATGATGAACCACAAGACatagatggagaagagctcccgaaTGAGAAAGCTCAAaggttttatcagttgttgaaagaaataaatataccATTGTTTGAGGGGTCTTCTGACTCTAAGCTATAA